The Girardinichthys multiradiatus isolate DD_20200921_A chromosome 6, DD_fGirMul_XY1, whole genome shotgun sequence genome window below encodes:
- the fuz gene encoding protein fuzzy homolog: MMMVQDGCIQLLCLTASSGVPLFTRGASKQLPFSVIGSLNGVHMFGGGQGVLLSSCETEGGGKVVWRVFHDSVMLIAVSGGGSSGACSREEEIRLQRLLENVWHCMVLVLGQDELVNLRNVERLKRDLRSCFCLIDQLLEEKQQGVLGNLTHCADSLLPPNPTLLQEAVDGFAQAADSEFGCLFVHGKIAAATEKWWRLAPQEVVLLSALVRTLSASGSASCDYPVFLPQGSPTVAHRLLRFQLLPGADVCVLCGPTPSLHRAESELVGQLWSPLVETLRSCLSVGERSLPGSVPLRPDVLALLLINRETRRSVSCVQLSSYHLLSDHSLSKSRCWELLKLFYIFSMSRYFTHEETLCVSAEDGAQGGHTEDFLHGFSHQPQQCYLVTEECKSYGLQTPRHQLFLLMLPSVPTLALRTVATQTLSDITSATAF, from the coding sequence ATGATGATGGTACAGGATGGTTGTATTCAGCTGCTCTGCCTCACAGCCAGCAGCGGGGTCCCTCTTTTCACAAGGGGGGCCTCCAAACAGCTGCCCTTCTCGGTCATCGGCTCTTTGAATGGGGTGCACATGTTCGGAGGAGGACAGGGGGTGCTTTTGTCCTCCTGCGAGACTGAGGGTGGTGGAAAGGTGGTGTGGAGGGTTTTCCACGACAGTGTGATGCTCATCGCTGTGAGTGGAGGTGGATCAAGTGGAGCTTGCAGCAGAGAGGAGGAGATCCGCTTACAGCGCCTCCTTGAGAATGTTTGGCACTGCATGGTGCTGGTCCTGGGACAAGATGAGCTGGTTAATCTCAGGAACGTTGAAAGACTCAAGAGGGACCTGCGGTCCTGCTTCTGCCTCATCGATCAGCTGCTTGAGGAGAAGCAGCAAGGAGTTCTAGGGAACCTCACACACTGTGCTGATTCACTCCTTCCTCCAAACCCAACTCTCCTCCAAGAAGCTGTGGATGGCTTTGCTCAGGCTGCAGACAGCGAGTTCGGGTGCCTCTTTGTCCATGGGAAAATTGCTGCGGCTACTGAGAAGTGGTGGCGCCTGGCACCTCAAGAAGTAGTCTTGTTGTCTGCTTTGGTACGCACCCTATCTGCATCTGGATCAGCTTCTTGTGATTACCCAGTTTTCCTCCCTCAAGGCAGCCCCACCGTTGCCCACCGCCTCCTCCGCTTCCAATTGCTTCCTGGAGCTGATGTGTGTGTGCTATGTGGTCCCACCCCGTCCCTGCACAGAGCTGAATCTGAGCTGGTGGGCCAGTTGTGGTCGCCCCTGGTAGAGACCCTGAGAAGCTGCCTGTCTGTTGGAGAGCGCAGCTTACCAGGATCTGTACCTCTGCGTCCCGATGTGCTGGCACTTCTTCTCATTAACCGCGAAACCCGTCGCTCGGTCTCATGTGTGCAGCTCTCCTCTTATCATCTCCTTAGTGACCACTCACTCTCAAAATCCCGCTGCTGGGAACTACTGAAACTATTTTATATCTTCAGCATGTCACGGTACTTCACCCATGAGGAGACGTTATGTGTTTCAGCAGAGGACGGTGCTCAGGGGGGGCACACAGAAGACTTTCTACATGGATTCTCCCACCAGCCTCAACAATGCTATCTAGTTACAGAAGAATGCAAAAGTTATGGACTTCAGACACCGCGGCACCAGCTCTTTCTACTCATGTTGCCATCTGTGCCCACCTTAGCGCTGCGTACGGTGGCTACACAGACTCTCTCTGATATAACTTCAGCAACAGCGTTTTAA
- the LOC124870113 gene encoding guanine nucleotide-binding protein G(I)/G(S)/G(O) subunit gamma-5-like — protein sequence MSSSSSLVTMKKAVQQLRFEASINRVKVSQAAVDLQQFCLQNALQDPLLTGVSSSTNPFRPQKVCSFL from the exons atGTCCAGTTCTTCTAGCTTGGTTACCATGAAAAAGGCGGTGCAGCAGCTCCGTTTCGAGGCGAGCATAAACAGAGTGAAG GTTTCGCAGGCAGCTGTGGACCTGCAGCAGTTTTGCTTGCAGAATGCCTTGCAGGATCCTCTGCTCACTGGAGTGTCCTCCAGCACCAACCCCTTCAGGCCGCAGAAAGTCTGCTCCTTCTTGTGA
- the ssx2ipa gene encoding synovial sarcoma, X breakpoint 2 interacting protein a isoform X3: MGEWRATAASMEDPEISSISHVTMSPSRHNHVSVYSLPLSKSSCSVISAFCTEDNVPRCITYLNQELSSLGLSMCVEAGSPEGASLNAVPAINAMYELLQIHRQNMCTLEEMEEEQLKKLSTLEHMQTSNSRLKDQLELLMREKSGLHETERQLQLKIKTLQSCLKTEKEEIQKLQSIIASRASQYSHDAKRKEREASKLKERLSQLLVDRKEKKLAIDVLNCLGRSDGKRSLWRTAKLTASHESEMYKTLIGDYEASRKALLLENAELKKVLQQMKKEMMHILTPRQKSTSGAFADDSQQQVDSDEAKAGDTSREALDQSCELAREQLLNSIRQQWRKLRNHVEKLDQASQVHNQMESNKETIPLETHEDEMERMRQEVRQCREFIHAQQQLLRQQLNTSFDDETAALLNDCYTLEEKERLKEEWKLFEEQKRNFEKERNNFTEAAIRLGREKMAFEEDRAAWLKNQFLNITPFTDRRRCSSSDGQSALSIRSEPEIRMSSAKAKRSKSPTYTTFSTPKPSRSSTVPSTTELYRTLRILSDSSVSKHSNQACWRESSTIENRCPRIKPNIQAHTGEISIFTFGEDHSVT, encoded by the exons ATGGGAGAGTGGAGGGCAACTGCTGCATCTATGG AAGACCCTGAGATCTCGAGCATATCGCATGTGACCATGTCTCCCTCAAGACATAATCATGTGTCTGTGTACTCTTTGCCCTTGTCTAAAAGCTCCTGCAGTGTAATAAGTGCCTTTTGCACTGAAGATAATGTTCCTCGGTGCATTACATATCTCAATCAG gagCTTTCCTCGCTCGGCCTCTCTATGTGTGTTGAGGCCGGCTCACCAGAGGGAGCTAGCCTGAATGCGGTGCCAGCTATAAATGCCATGTATGAACTGCTCCAAATTCATAGACAAAATATGTGCACGTTAGAGGAGATGGAGGAAGAACAGTTGAAGAAGCTGAGCACCTTGGAACATATGCAGACCAGCAATTCCAGACTAAAG GACCAGTTGGAACTGTTAATGAGGGAGAAGTCAGGTCTGCATGAGACGGAGAGACAGCTTCAGCTCAAAATAAAGACTCTACAGAGCTGCCTAAAGACTGAAAAGGAGGAG ATCCAGAAGCTCCAAAGCATCATTGCTAGTCGAGCCTCTCAATATAGTCATGATGCCaagagaaaagagagggaaGCTTCAAAGCTGAAGGAACGCCTCAGTCAGCTACTGgttgacagaaaagaaaagaaacttg CTATTGATGTTCTGAATTGCTTGGGACGATCAGATGGAAAAAGGAGTCTGTGGAGAACAGCAAAATTGACCGCCAG CCATGAGAGTGAGATGTATAAAACTTTGATCGGTGACTACGAGGCAAGTCGGAAGGCTTTGCTTCTGGAGAACGCCGAGCTTAAAAAAGTCCTCCAGCAGATGAAGAAGGAGATGATGCACATTCTGACGCCACGGCAGAAATCTACCAGTGGGGCCTTTGCTGATGACAGCCAGCAGCAG GTTGATTCGGATGAAGCGAAAGCAGGAGACACAAGCAGGGAAGCTTTGGACCAGTCTTGTGAACTTGCCAGGGAGCAGCTCCTCAACAGCATCCGCCAGCAGTGGAGGAAACTAAGGAACCATGTGGAAAAATTAGACCAAG CCTCTCAGGTGCACAATCAGATGGAGTCCAACAAGGAGACAATACCTTTGGAAACTCATGAGGATGAGATGGAGAGGATGAGGCAGGAAGTCCGGCAGTGCAGAGAGTTCATTCATGCACAACAGCAACTTCTCCGG caACAACTAAACACATCATTTGATGATGAGACAGCAGCTCTCCTTAACGACTGCTACACACTGGAGGAGAAGGAGCGCCTCAAAGAGGAATGGAAGCTCTTTGAGGAGCAGAAGAGAAACTTCGAGAAGGAAAGAAATAACTTCACTGAGGCTGCTATTCGATTAGGGCGAGAA AAAATGGCATTTGAGGAAGACCGAGCAGCCTGGCTCAAGAATCAGTTTTTGAACATTACGCCCTTTACAGATCGCAGGAGATGTTCCTCATCAGATGGTCAAAGTGCCTTATCAATCA GAAGCGAACCAGAGATCAGGATGTCTTCTGCGAAAGCCAAGCGATCAAAGTCACCAACCTACACTACATTCTCGACTCCTAAACCTTCACGAAGTTCTACTGTGCCATCCACAACTGAACTTTACCGGACACTTCGTATCCTATCAGACAGCAG TGTCTCCAAACATTCAAATCAAGCATGCTGGCGAGAGTCGAGCACAATAGAAAATAGATGCCCTCGGATAAAGCCCAATATCCAAGCTCACACTGGTGAAATAAGTATTTTCACATTTGGTGAAGATCACAGTGTCACTTAA
- the ssx2ipa gene encoding synovial sarcoma, X breakpoint 2 interacting protein a isoform X5 → MSPSRHNHVSVYSLPLSKSSCSVISAFCTEDNVPRCITYLNQELSSLGLSMCVEAGSPEGASLNAVPAINAMYELLQIHRQNMCTLEEMEEEQLKKLSTLEHMQTSNSRLKDQLELLMREKSGLHETERQLQLKIKTLQSCLKTEKEEIQKLQSIIASRASQYSHDAKRKEREASKLKERLSQLLVDRKEKKLAIDVLNCLGRSDGKRSLWRTAKLTASHESEMYKTLIGDYEASRKALLLENAELKKVLQQMKKEMMHILTPRQKSTSGAFADDSQQQVDSDEAKAGDTSREALDQSCELAREQLLNSIRQQWRKLRNHVEKLDQASQVHNQMESNKETIPLETHEDEMERMRQEVRQCREFIHAQQQLLRQQLNTSFDDETAALLNDCYTLEEKERLKEEWKLFEEQKRNFEKERNNFTEAAIRLGREKMAFEEDRAAWLKNQFLNITPFTDRRRCSSSDGQSALSIRSEPEIRMSSAKAKRSKSPTYTTFSTPKPSRSSTVPSTTELYRTLRILSDSSVSKHSNQACWRESSTIENRCPRIKPNIQAHTGEISIFTFGEDHSVT, encoded by the exons ATGTCTCCCTCAAGACATAATCATGTGTCTGTGTACTCTTTGCCCTTGTCTAAAAGCTCCTGCAGTGTAATAAGTGCCTTTTGCACTGAAGATAATGTTCCTCGGTGCATTACATATCTCAATCAG gagCTTTCCTCGCTCGGCCTCTCTATGTGTGTTGAGGCCGGCTCACCAGAGGGAGCTAGCCTGAATGCGGTGCCAGCTATAAATGCCATGTATGAACTGCTCCAAATTCATAGACAAAATATGTGCACGTTAGAGGAGATGGAGGAAGAACAGTTGAAGAAGCTGAGCACCTTGGAACATATGCAGACCAGCAATTCCAGACTAAAG GACCAGTTGGAACTGTTAATGAGGGAGAAGTCAGGTCTGCATGAGACGGAGAGACAGCTTCAGCTCAAAATAAAGACTCTACAGAGCTGCCTAAAGACTGAAAAGGAGGAG ATCCAGAAGCTCCAAAGCATCATTGCTAGTCGAGCCTCTCAATATAGTCATGATGCCaagagaaaagagagggaaGCTTCAAAGCTGAAGGAACGCCTCAGTCAGCTACTGgttgacagaaaagaaaagaaacttg CTATTGATGTTCTGAATTGCTTGGGACGATCAGATGGAAAAAGGAGTCTGTGGAGAACAGCAAAATTGACCGCCAG CCATGAGAGTGAGATGTATAAAACTTTGATCGGTGACTACGAGGCAAGTCGGAAGGCTTTGCTTCTGGAGAACGCCGAGCTTAAAAAAGTCCTCCAGCAGATGAAGAAGGAGATGATGCACATTCTGACGCCACGGCAGAAATCTACCAGTGGGGCCTTTGCTGATGACAGCCAGCAGCAG GTTGATTCGGATGAAGCGAAAGCAGGAGACACAAGCAGGGAAGCTTTGGACCAGTCTTGTGAACTTGCCAGGGAGCAGCTCCTCAACAGCATCCGCCAGCAGTGGAGGAAACTAAGGAACCATGTGGAAAAATTAGACCAAG CCTCTCAGGTGCACAATCAGATGGAGTCCAACAAGGAGACAATACCTTTGGAAACTCATGAGGATGAGATGGAGAGGATGAGGCAGGAAGTCCGGCAGTGCAGAGAGTTCATTCATGCACAACAGCAACTTCTCCGG caACAACTAAACACATCATTTGATGATGAGACAGCAGCTCTCCTTAACGACTGCTACACACTGGAGGAGAAGGAGCGCCTCAAAGAGGAATGGAAGCTCTTTGAGGAGCAGAAGAGAAACTTCGAGAAGGAAAGAAATAACTTCACTGAGGCTGCTATTCGATTAGGGCGAGAA AAAATGGCATTTGAGGAAGACCGAGCAGCCTGGCTCAAGAATCAGTTTTTGAACATTACGCCCTTTACAGATCGCAGGAGATGTTCCTCATCAGATGGTCAAAGTGCCTTATCAATCA GAAGCGAACCAGAGATCAGGATGTCTTCTGCGAAAGCCAAGCGATCAAAGTCACCAACCTACACTACATTCTCGACTCCTAAACCTTCACGAAGTTCTACTGTGCCATCCACAACTGAACTTTACCGGACACTTCGTATCCTATCAGACAGCAG TGTCTCCAAACATTCAAATCAAGCATGCTGGCGAGAGTCGAGCACAATAGAAAATAGATGCCCTCGGATAAAGCCCAATATCCAAGCTCACACTGGTGAAATAAGTATTTTCACATTTGGTGAAGATCACAGTGTCACTTAA
- the ssx2ipa gene encoding synovial sarcoma, X breakpoint 2 interacting protein a isoform X2 — translation MTEGSAKRSLTTKLGKTRSRCFHAMGEWRATAASMDPEISSISHVTMSPSRHNHVSVYSLPLSKSSCSVISAFCTEDNVPRCITYLNQELSSLGLSMCVEAGSPEGASLNAVPAINAMYELLQIHRQNMCTLEEMEEEQLKKLSTLEHMQTSNSRLKDQLELLMREKSGLHETERQLQLKIKTLQSCLKTEKEEIQKLQSIIASRASQYSHDAKRKEREASKLKERLSQLLVDRKEKKLAIDVLNCLGRSDGKRSLWRTAKLTASHESEMYKTLIGDYEASRKALLLENAELKKVLQQMKKEMMHILTPRQKSTSGAFADDSQQQVDSDEAKAGDTSREALDQSCELAREQLLNSIRQQWRKLRNHVEKLDQASQVHNQMESNKETIPLETHEDEMERMRQEVRQCREFIHAQQQLLRQQLNTSFDDETAALLNDCYTLEEKERLKEEWKLFEEQKRNFEKERNNFTEAAIRLGREKMAFEEDRAAWLKNQFLNITPFTDRRRCSSSDGQSALSIRSEPEIRMSSAKAKRSKSPTYTTFSTPKPSRSSTVPSTTELYRTLRILSDSSVSKHSNQACWRESSTIENRCPRIKPNIQAHTGEISIFTFGEDHSVT, via the exons ATGACAGAAGGTTCTGCTAAGCGAAGCCTCACCACCAAACTTGGAAAGACGAG GTCCAGATGTTTCCATGCAATGGGAGAGTGGAGGGCAACTGCTGCATCTATGG ACCCTGAGATCTCGAGCATATCGCATGTGACCATGTCTCCCTCAAGACATAATCATGTGTCTGTGTACTCTTTGCCCTTGTCTAAAAGCTCCTGCAGTGTAATAAGTGCCTTTTGCACTGAAGATAATGTTCCTCGGTGCATTACATATCTCAATCAG gagCTTTCCTCGCTCGGCCTCTCTATGTGTGTTGAGGCCGGCTCACCAGAGGGAGCTAGCCTGAATGCGGTGCCAGCTATAAATGCCATGTATGAACTGCTCCAAATTCATAGACAAAATATGTGCACGTTAGAGGAGATGGAGGAAGAACAGTTGAAGAAGCTGAGCACCTTGGAACATATGCAGACCAGCAATTCCAGACTAAAG GACCAGTTGGAACTGTTAATGAGGGAGAAGTCAGGTCTGCATGAGACGGAGAGACAGCTTCAGCTCAAAATAAAGACTCTACAGAGCTGCCTAAAGACTGAAAAGGAGGAG ATCCAGAAGCTCCAAAGCATCATTGCTAGTCGAGCCTCTCAATATAGTCATGATGCCaagagaaaagagagggaaGCTTCAAAGCTGAAGGAACGCCTCAGTCAGCTACTGgttgacagaaaagaaaagaaacttg CTATTGATGTTCTGAATTGCTTGGGACGATCAGATGGAAAAAGGAGTCTGTGGAGAACAGCAAAATTGACCGCCAG CCATGAGAGTGAGATGTATAAAACTTTGATCGGTGACTACGAGGCAAGTCGGAAGGCTTTGCTTCTGGAGAACGCCGAGCTTAAAAAAGTCCTCCAGCAGATGAAGAAGGAGATGATGCACATTCTGACGCCACGGCAGAAATCTACCAGTGGGGCCTTTGCTGATGACAGCCAGCAGCAG GTTGATTCGGATGAAGCGAAAGCAGGAGACACAAGCAGGGAAGCTTTGGACCAGTCTTGTGAACTTGCCAGGGAGCAGCTCCTCAACAGCATCCGCCAGCAGTGGAGGAAACTAAGGAACCATGTGGAAAAATTAGACCAAG CCTCTCAGGTGCACAATCAGATGGAGTCCAACAAGGAGACAATACCTTTGGAAACTCATGAGGATGAGATGGAGAGGATGAGGCAGGAAGTCCGGCAGTGCAGAGAGTTCATTCATGCACAACAGCAACTTCTCCGG caACAACTAAACACATCATTTGATGATGAGACAGCAGCTCTCCTTAACGACTGCTACACACTGGAGGAGAAGGAGCGCCTCAAAGAGGAATGGAAGCTCTTTGAGGAGCAGAAGAGAAACTTCGAGAAGGAAAGAAATAACTTCACTGAGGCTGCTATTCGATTAGGGCGAGAA AAAATGGCATTTGAGGAAGACCGAGCAGCCTGGCTCAAGAATCAGTTTTTGAACATTACGCCCTTTACAGATCGCAGGAGATGTTCCTCATCAGATGGTCAAAGTGCCTTATCAATCA GAAGCGAACCAGAGATCAGGATGTCTTCTGCGAAAGCCAAGCGATCAAAGTCACCAACCTACACTACATTCTCGACTCCTAAACCTTCACGAAGTTCTACTGTGCCATCCACAACTGAACTTTACCGGACACTTCGTATCCTATCAGACAGCAG TGTCTCCAAACATTCAAATCAAGCATGCTGGCGAGAGTCGAGCACAATAGAAAATAGATGCCCTCGGATAAAGCCCAATATCCAAGCTCACACTGGTGAAATAAGTATTTTCACATTTGGTGAAGATCACAGTGTCACTTAA
- the ssx2ipa gene encoding synovial sarcoma, X breakpoint 2 interacting protein a isoform X4, with protein MGEWRATAASMDPEISSISHVTMSPSRHNHVSVYSLPLSKSSCSVISAFCTEDNVPRCITYLNQELSSLGLSMCVEAGSPEGASLNAVPAINAMYELLQIHRQNMCTLEEMEEEQLKKLSTLEHMQTSNSRLKDQLELLMREKSGLHETERQLQLKIKTLQSCLKTEKEEIQKLQSIIASRASQYSHDAKRKEREASKLKERLSQLLVDRKEKKLAIDVLNCLGRSDGKRSLWRTAKLTASHESEMYKTLIGDYEASRKALLLENAELKKVLQQMKKEMMHILTPRQKSTSGAFADDSQQQVDSDEAKAGDTSREALDQSCELAREQLLNSIRQQWRKLRNHVEKLDQASQVHNQMESNKETIPLETHEDEMERMRQEVRQCREFIHAQQQLLRQQLNTSFDDETAALLNDCYTLEEKERLKEEWKLFEEQKRNFEKERNNFTEAAIRLGREKMAFEEDRAAWLKNQFLNITPFTDRRRCSSSDGQSALSIRSEPEIRMSSAKAKRSKSPTYTTFSTPKPSRSSTVPSTTELYRTLRILSDSSVSKHSNQACWRESSTIENRCPRIKPNIQAHTGEISIFTFGEDHSVT; from the exons ATGGGAGAGTGGAGGGCAACTGCTGCATCTATGG ACCCTGAGATCTCGAGCATATCGCATGTGACCATGTCTCCCTCAAGACATAATCATGTGTCTGTGTACTCTTTGCCCTTGTCTAAAAGCTCCTGCAGTGTAATAAGTGCCTTTTGCACTGAAGATAATGTTCCTCGGTGCATTACATATCTCAATCAG gagCTTTCCTCGCTCGGCCTCTCTATGTGTGTTGAGGCCGGCTCACCAGAGGGAGCTAGCCTGAATGCGGTGCCAGCTATAAATGCCATGTATGAACTGCTCCAAATTCATAGACAAAATATGTGCACGTTAGAGGAGATGGAGGAAGAACAGTTGAAGAAGCTGAGCACCTTGGAACATATGCAGACCAGCAATTCCAGACTAAAG GACCAGTTGGAACTGTTAATGAGGGAGAAGTCAGGTCTGCATGAGACGGAGAGACAGCTTCAGCTCAAAATAAAGACTCTACAGAGCTGCCTAAAGACTGAAAAGGAGGAG ATCCAGAAGCTCCAAAGCATCATTGCTAGTCGAGCCTCTCAATATAGTCATGATGCCaagagaaaagagagggaaGCTTCAAAGCTGAAGGAACGCCTCAGTCAGCTACTGgttgacagaaaagaaaagaaacttg CTATTGATGTTCTGAATTGCTTGGGACGATCAGATGGAAAAAGGAGTCTGTGGAGAACAGCAAAATTGACCGCCAG CCATGAGAGTGAGATGTATAAAACTTTGATCGGTGACTACGAGGCAAGTCGGAAGGCTTTGCTTCTGGAGAACGCCGAGCTTAAAAAAGTCCTCCAGCAGATGAAGAAGGAGATGATGCACATTCTGACGCCACGGCAGAAATCTACCAGTGGGGCCTTTGCTGATGACAGCCAGCAGCAG GTTGATTCGGATGAAGCGAAAGCAGGAGACACAAGCAGGGAAGCTTTGGACCAGTCTTGTGAACTTGCCAGGGAGCAGCTCCTCAACAGCATCCGCCAGCAGTGGAGGAAACTAAGGAACCATGTGGAAAAATTAGACCAAG CCTCTCAGGTGCACAATCAGATGGAGTCCAACAAGGAGACAATACCTTTGGAAACTCATGAGGATGAGATGGAGAGGATGAGGCAGGAAGTCCGGCAGTGCAGAGAGTTCATTCATGCACAACAGCAACTTCTCCGG caACAACTAAACACATCATTTGATGATGAGACAGCAGCTCTCCTTAACGACTGCTACACACTGGAGGAGAAGGAGCGCCTCAAAGAGGAATGGAAGCTCTTTGAGGAGCAGAAGAGAAACTTCGAGAAGGAAAGAAATAACTTCACTGAGGCTGCTATTCGATTAGGGCGAGAA AAAATGGCATTTGAGGAAGACCGAGCAGCCTGGCTCAAGAATCAGTTTTTGAACATTACGCCCTTTACAGATCGCAGGAGATGTTCCTCATCAGATGGTCAAAGTGCCTTATCAATCA GAAGCGAACCAGAGATCAGGATGTCTTCTGCGAAAGCCAAGCGATCAAAGTCACCAACCTACACTACATTCTCGACTCCTAAACCTTCACGAAGTTCTACTGTGCCATCCACAACTGAACTTTACCGGACACTTCGTATCCTATCAGACAGCAG TGTCTCCAAACATTCAAATCAAGCATGCTGGCGAGAGTCGAGCACAATAGAAAATAGATGCCCTCGGATAAAGCCCAATATCCAAGCTCACACTGGTGAAATAAGTATTTTCACATTTGGTGAAGATCACAGTGTCACTTAA
- the ssx2ipa gene encoding synovial sarcoma, X breakpoint 2 interacting protein a isoform X1, translating into MTEGSAKRSLTTKLGKTRSRCFHAMGEWRATAASMEDPEISSISHVTMSPSRHNHVSVYSLPLSKSSCSVISAFCTEDNVPRCITYLNQELSSLGLSMCVEAGSPEGASLNAVPAINAMYELLQIHRQNMCTLEEMEEEQLKKLSTLEHMQTSNSRLKDQLELLMREKSGLHETERQLQLKIKTLQSCLKTEKEEIQKLQSIIASRASQYSHDAKRKEREASKLKERLSQLLVDRKEKKLAIDVLNCLGRSDGKRSLWRTAKLTASHESEMYKTLIGDYEASRKALLLENAELKKVLQQMKKEMMHILTPRQKSTSGAFADDSQQQVDSDEAKAGDTSREALDQSCELAREQLLNSIRQQWRKLRNHVEKLDQASQVHNQMESNKETIPLETHEDEMERMRQEVRQCREFIHAQQQLLRQQLNTSFDDETAALLNDCYTLEEKERLKEEWKLFEEQKRNFEKERNNFTEAAIRLGREKMAFEEDRAAWLKNQFLNITPFTDRRRCSSSDGQSALSIRSEPEIRMSSAKAKRSKSPTYTTFSTPKPSRSSTVPSTTELYRTLRILSDSSVSKHSNQACWRESSTIENRCPRIKPNIQAHTGEISIFTFGEDHSVT; encoded by the exons ATGACAGAAGGTTCTGCTAAGCGAAGCCTCACCACCAAACTTGGAAAGACGAG GTCCAGATGTTTCCATGCAATGGGAGAGTGGAGGGCAACTGCTGCATCTATGG AAGACCCTGAGATCTCGAGCATATCGCATGTGACCATGTCTCCCTCAAGACATAATCATGTGTCTGTGTACTCTTTGCCCTTGTCTAAAAGCTCCTGCAGTGTAATAAGTGCCTTTTGCACTGAAGATAATGTTCCTCGGTGCATTACATATCTCAATCAG gagCTTTCCTCGCTCGGCCTCTCTATGTGTGTTGAGGCCGGCTCACCAGAGGGAGCTAGCCTGAATGCGGTGCCAGCTATAAATGCCATGTATGAACTGCTCCAAATTCATAGACAAAATATGTGCACGTTAGAGGAGATGGAGGAAGAACAGTTGAAGAAGCTGAGCACCTTGGAACATATGCAGACCAGCAATTCCAGACTAAAG GACCAGTTGGAACTGTTAATGAGGGAGAAGTCAGGTCTGCATGAGACGGAGAGACAGCTTCAGCTCAAAATAAAGACTCTACAGAGCTGCCTAAAGACTGAAAAGGAGGAG ATCCAGAAGCTCCAAAGCATCATTGCTAGTCGAGCCTCTCAATATAGTCATGATGCCaagagaaaagagagggaaGCTTCAAAGCTGAAGGAACGCCTCAGTCAGCTACTGgttgacagaaaagaaaagaaacttg CTATTGATGTTCTGAATTGCTTGGGACGATCAGATGGAAAAAGGAGTCTGTGGAGAACAGCAAAATTGACCGCCAG CCATGAGAGTGAGATGTATAAAACTTTGATCGGTGACTACGAGGCAAGTCGGAAGGCTTTGCTTCTGGAGAACGCCGAGCTTAAAAAAGTCCTCCAGCAGATGAAGAAGGAGATGATGCACATTCTGACGCCACGGCAGAAATCTACCAGTGGGGCCTTTGCTGATGACAGCCAGCAGCAG GTTGATTCGGATGAAGCGAAAGCAGGAGACACAAGCAGGGAAGCTTTGGACCAGTCTTGTGAACTTGCCAGGGAGCAGCTCCTCAACAGCATCCGCCAGCAGTGGAGGAAACTAAGGAACCATGTGGAAAAATTAGACCAAG CCTCTCAGGTGCACAATCAGATGGAGTCCAACAAGGAGACAATACCTTTGGAAACTCATGAGGATGAGATGGAGAGGATGAGGCAGGAAGTCCGGCAGTGCAGAGAGTTCATTCATGCACAACAGCAACTTCTCCGG caACAACTAAACACATCATTTGATGATGAGACAGCAGCTCTCCTTAACGACTGCTACACACTGGAGGAGAAGGAGCGCCTCAAAGAGGAATGGAAGCTCTTTGAGGAGCAGAAGAGAAACTTCGAGAAGGAAAGAAATAACTTCACTGAGGCTGCTATTCGATTAGGGCGAGAA AAAATGGCATTTGAGGAAGACCGAGCAGCCTGGCTCAAGAATCAGTTTTTGAACATTACGCCCTTTACAGATCGCAGGAGATGTTCCTCATCAGATGGTCAAAGTGCCTTATCAATCA GAAGCGAACCAGAGATCAGGATGTCTTCTGCGAAAGCCAAGCGATCAAAGTCACCAACCTACACTACATTCTCGACTCCTAAACCTTCACGAAGTTCTACTGTGCCATCCACAACTGAACTTTACCGGACACTTCGTATCCTATCAGACAGCAG TGTCTCCAAACATTCAAATCAAGCATGCTGGCGAGAGTCGAGCACAATAGAAAATAGATGCCCTCGGATAAAGCCCAATATCCAAGCTCACACTGGTGAAATAAGTATTTTCACATTTGGTGAAGATCACAGTGTCACTTAA